The Neochlamydia sp. S13 genome has a segment encoding these proteins:
- a CDS encoding transposase → MLVQPLQMLSHSFYVAASRLKDELLLVVTNKNPKKAISIYKARWEIETLFACLKTRGFCLEDTHLTYPDRIEKLIFALSIAFCWGYKLGNVAANAVPISIKKHGRKAKSLFRYGLDKIREILLETPRCFNLFLWLLKLFDPLLSSSIPKRIFL, encoded by the coding sequence GTGTTAGTTCAACCTTTACAAATGCTCAGCCATTCCTTTTATGTAGCTGCAAGCCGTCTAAAAGATGAGCTTTTACTCGTGGTCACTAATAAAAATCCAAAAAAAGCTATAAGCATCTACAAAGCTAGATGGGAAATAGAGACCTTATTTGCTTGTCTAAAAACACGAGGCTTTTGCTTGGAAGATACGCATTTAACATATCCTGACAGAATTGAGAAACTTATCTTTGCCTTAAGCATTGCCTTTTGTTGGGGGTATAAACTGGGTAATGTAGCTGCAAACGCAGTCCCTATTAGCATTAAGAAGCATGGCAGAAAAGCTAAAAGTTTGTTTCGCTATGGATTAGATAAAATAAGGGAAATCTTATTGGAAACACCTAGGTGTTTTAACCTTTTTCTTTGGTTGCTAAAGCTTTTTGACCCATTGTTATCCTCAAG